The genomic region GCGCGCGGGGCTGTCGGGTGTGGGGCCGTACTTTTTCACCGTCATGCCGGTGAGGTCCGGAAACGTGACGGCCACGCGCACGGTAGCGCCCGGCTGGCAATTGACAAGGCGCACGCGGAACGCCCCGTGCGGCAGGGTGCCCCCCGGATAGGGCGCGGGCGCCCCCATAGGGCCGGTGCCCGCCAGGTCCAGCTGGCAGCTGGTGGCATCGTCCACCACGCCCACATTGACAGGGCCCGAGCCCGTGTCCGTGGGCCGGGGCAGGGTTTCAAAACGCGCCTGCACCGTGCAGGCCGCCGTCACCGCCGCCGTGGTGTAAGTGCTGCCCGCCAGTGTGCCGCCGCAGCCCGTGACGGCGGCAATGCGGTAACCCGCTGCGGGGGTGACGGTGAAGCTGCTGACCTGGCCTTCGGTCACGTTGACCATGCCGGTGGGGCTGATGCTGCCGCCAGGCAGGGCCGAAGCCGTCACAGCGTGAAGGATGGGCGTGAAAGCCGCTGTGACGGTGCAGCTCTGCGTGACCGCACTGATGGTGTACTCGTTCTGATCGCGTGTGCCACCACAACCCACCACGGACGCAATTTGATAGCCAGTTTGGGGCGTCACGGTGAAACGGATGGAATCTCCTGCGGGAACCACCTGCGCACCGTTTGGGGAGATGGTGCCCCCGGTCCCGGCCACCGCAGTGACTGTGAGTCCAACCGCGAAACTGGCGGTCACATTGCAATGGGCGGTGATGGGGCCGGTGGTGTACACCGTGCCTACCAGCGTACCGCCGCAGCCCTGAACAGACGCTACCGCGCCTGGGTTGGACCGCACTGTAAACGAAACACGTTCTCCCCTCAGCGCACTCACTGGCAGTGCTGGTGACATATCTCCGCCTTCGTGCCAAGCCGGCGTGACCGCAAACCGCTGCTCGAATTGGTCCACCTCGGTGGTGTGCTGGTTGCCTCCGACCGTTCCCCCCACCCCCAGCGCACGGCCCGAGGGCAGCAGGACCAACCCAAGTTCAGCACGCGCGGTGCGCAAGCTCGTCACCTCGGTCCAGGTGAATCTGGATTCATCAAAGACCAGCGCGCTGTCATACGGACTCGACACAGGCGCACCGGACGTCGCACCATCTCCGCCAGCAATAAGAACGCGGCCATCATCCAGCAGCACGGCTGCGTGCCGCGCCCGGGGCTGCGGCAGATCAGCGACGCGGCGCCATCCCAACTGCGGGTAGTAAAGATAGGCTTCGCTCAGGGCTTGACCGGCGTGATAGCCGCCTGCTGCCAACACCACGCCGGAGCGCAGCTTCGTGAGGGTGGCCTGCCGCATGCTGATCTGCCCTTGGTCGCTCCAGCTGTCGGTCACTGGGTCGTAAAGCTGCGAGGCCTGAGGGACACTGCCAGTGTCCCCGCCCAATACCAGCACCTTGCCGGAAGCCAGCAGCACGGCAGAATGCCCAGAGAAGGGGCGTCCCGGCGCGGCAGCCATCGTCCAAGTATTGAGAGCAGGGTCGTAGATCTCGGCAGAGTCCGCCGCTGCCCCCTCACCACCCAGCACCAGAACACGGCCGTCGTCGAGCAATGTGGCAGAAGGTCGTTCACGGACAACACCCATATCCGGGGTGTTTGTCCAGGTGTCGGTCGCGGGGTCGTAGACCTCCGCGGAGCGGGACGCAATGCCGCCAGCCACCAACACCTTGCCAGATGTCAGCAGCGTGATGGTGTGCCGATGGCGCGGCGCGCCCATGGACGAGGCAGCCGTCCAGCTGTTGAGTGCTGGGTCGTAAAGCTCGGCCGTGGCGACTGGCCCGGCAGCATCCACTCCGCCAGTCGACAGCACTTTGCCGGACGCAAGCAACACGGCTTTCTGATCGCCCCGCGCAGTTCCCTGATCCTGTGCATCTGCCCACAGAGGCCGCTGATAGCGGTAGCTCACGGTACTGGACAGGGCGCCGCTGTTCCCTTCTCCCCCCACCAGGAGCACCTTGCCATCAGCCATCAACGTGGCCGTATGACTGGCTCGCACCTGCGGCATGGATGCATCCATCTGCCAGGTTCTGGTGAAGGGATCGAAACGTTCTGCACTGTCGACTACCAGGCCCGAATAGCCGCCCGCGACAAGCACCTCGCCTGTTGGTAGCAAGCTTGCCGTGTGGCGATAACGCGCAGACGCCATGGAGCCTACAGGGATCCACGTGTCTGTCCCAGGGTCGTACAGCTCTGCAGCGCTGAGAGACATTCCTGCCGTGTCTTTTCCACCGGCCACCAACACTTGCCCCGATGGCAGCAGCGTCGCGGTGTGCCCGTAGCGGGCAACCCCCATGGATCGCGCGGATGACCAGGCATTGGTCGCACGGTCGAAAAGCTCCACAGAAGCCGTTGCACCACCGAGCGTGAGGCCGCCAGCGACCAGCACTTTGCCAGAGGGCAGGAGAACTGCGGTGTGCTGCTCCCTGCGCACCTGCATCGGCTGGGTCGAGGACCAGTAGGAAAAGGATGATGTGTCGAAGTAGTGAGGGACATGCAAAATCTCGCCCTCACCTTCAGTCAGGTTGCCACCAACCACCAACACGTCTCCGCCCGGCAACGAGGTCGCAGTGTGGCGAATCCGAGGCACTTGCATAGAAGGTGCGCGCACGCTCTGCAGTTGCCCCCACGAGTCAGTTTCTAGAAACTCGGCAGAAGCCACCACGGTAGCTGCCGTCGACGAAAAGCCGCCAGTGACCAGGGCACGGTATGAGTTGTGCAGCACGCTGGTGGCTGTATGCCCCTGTCGACTCTCAGACATCCAACCATTGCCATAAAAGTAGCCGCTGTCGCTGAAAAACTCAGTAAAAGCCACTGTGCCAATGTTCCCGTTACCGATCCCTCCCGTGACCATCAGGACCTGCGACGTAACGTTGTCTCCCGACAACGCTGTGGCGTGCTCGGTCCTGGCGAAAGCCATCTCGTAATAGGGTTCGGGATTCCAAGCCCCTGTCTGTGCCCATACCGCAGCGGGCGCGATACCGCCCCACAGGGGCCACACCAGGCAACTCAGACCCAGCCACCGACGGCAAGTGCGAAAGAAAGGCGAGTGTGGCAAATCCAGAATGCGCCACTGCAGTGCGAAAAGTTGCATAACCTTTTGCCAGCCCTTTGTGAGGCAGGAAGATGAAACAAAACGCGCAGTATCGGCAAACTTCCGCCCCCCACCCAGTCCAAACTTTGCATGCATCTGCACGCCGCTCTGCACACAGCAGAGATCCAACGCACAGCGCGCCTGATCAGGCAGCGTTGCCCGCCACAATGCCCCAGCGCGCCAGCGCCGCGTCGTCGCTCACCCGCGCATCCACCCAGCGCGCGCCCTGCGGGGTTTCTTCCTTCTTCCAGAACGGCGCCTGGGTCTTGAGGTAGTCCATCAAAAACTCGCAGGCCTGAAAGCTCTGGCCCCTGTGCGCACTGGTCACCGCCACCAGCACGATCTGGTCGAGCGGCTGCAGCAGGCCCACGCGGTGGATCACGCGGGCGCCGAAAATGTCGAACCGCCGCAAGGCCTCATCCACCATGGCTTCGATGGATTTTTCGGTCATGCCGGGGTAGTGCTCCAGCTCCATGGAGGCGACCGCGTCGCCTTCGTTGCGGTCGCGCACCGTGCCGACAAAGCTGCACACGGCGCCCACGCCCTTGTTCTCGCGGCGCAGGGCGGCGACCTCGGCGCTGAGGTCAAAGTCCTCGGTCTGGATGGAAACGCGGGGCTGGGTCATGGAAGGTCTGGGAAGGGGCAAGGCACTCGGGGTTCAGGGCGCGCGGTGCAGGCGCGGCGCGGCCAGCAGGGCGCGCTCTTCCTCCACCACCTTGTTCAGCTGCACCAGCGCGGGGGTCGATGGCAACTCGGCCAGCAGGGCCTGCAAGCGAGTGATGTCGCCCACCGTGGGCGCCACCTTGATCTGGGCGACGGCGGCAGGGATGTTGCCGCCCCGCACCAGGGCCAGCACCTTGGCGGGCCATTCACTTTTGTTGCGTGCCATAAATAAACAGGTAAAAAGCTTTATCTGTACGATTCGCCTGAACTGTACCCGTTCAGTGCCCGCACTGCCCAACCAGCAGTCGACTATTTCACCCTAACGCCATGGCCACTCAGACCATTGAGACCGACCTCTACAAGCTTTATCCCTCCCCACGCAACGCCACCAAGGACGTGTTTGCACACCAAGTGTTCGTGCCCTACCCCTACGCCCTCATCGATCTCGACGCGATGGACCTGGCGGGCCAAACCACGCTGTTTGCCGCGTGTCGGCTGGCCGACATGAAGATGGGCCAGGTAGTGACGTTCGAACTGGCGGCGGACCAGACACGCTTTGAGCGCCTGTTCACGCCTGACTGAACCTCCCCTGCGCACCATCGAGTCTATGGATTTCGAGGAATCATTCCACCCGCTGGAATCACAGGCCCCCGACGCCTACACCGCGGCCGTGGAGGCCTACTGCCACGGCATCCTGCGCCTGCACTGGAACGAGCGGCTCATCAACAAGATCTTCGGCCGCGCGCTGCAGTCGCACGCCGCCGGGCGGCTGGTGGTGCAGCATTTCCAGTGGCAGCGCGAAGGCGCACCCCGGCCCACGCTGGCACTGCTGCAGCGCCAGGCAGGCAGCGGCGGACGCACGCTGGCCACGTTCTTTGCGGTATTGCGGCTGGCCGGCATGGTCAGTGCAGAGCCCGATGCGGCGGACCGCCGCGTGCGCTACCTGGTGCCCGGCCCGCGGCTGCTGGACGGGCTGCGCACCTGGGTGGTCCACCACCTGCAGTGCGCCGAGGCGCTGGGTGTACTCGCCAGCGGCCATGCCACGCGGCTGCAGGCTGATGCGGACTATTTCGAGTCCTTTCTGTGCCGGGCAGACACCATCCTGGACCGCCTGGCCACGCACCGCGGCCAGTTTGGCGGGTGGGACTGGTTTGACCAGCGCGAGGGCGGCGGGCGCGTGGCCATGCTGCTGCTGCGCGAGCACTGCCGCACCACCGCAGCCAGCCCGGGCAGCGGCCCAGCGCCCCTGTTTCCGCTACGCGCGCAGGAACTGGCCGAGCGGCTGGGGTTTTCGCATTCGCACGTGCGCAACCTGGTCAACGACGCCACGGCCGCGGGCCTGCTCACCCAGGACGCGCGGCGCGGGCTGGTGGCGCTGACGCCCCGCTTCGAGGCCGAGCTGCGCCACTGGCTGCAGCACCTGCTGGGCTGGTTTGCCGAAGCCGCCCAGGCGGCCAGCCGCAGCACGCGGCAGGCCGCGGGCCACTGACACCTTGCAGGACTCTATGTACGACGACAACCAGATCCACGTGCCGCCTTCCTTCATGGCGGTGTATTCCGACGCCCGCGGCCGGCTCACCGCCAGCACGAACGAGGTGCGCACCCGCTACGAGCTGTGCGAAGACCTGGCCGGCCACCTGGTGGAGCAGGCGCAGACGCTGTACCACGTGCAGGCGCCGTCCGAAGCCGAGATCCTGCGGCGCATCCACGCCGGCCTGTGCGCGGCCGAGTCGGGCGTACCGGTGCCCGAAGCCACGTGGATCACCACCCGCCTGGCCGAGCTGCTGAACTGGCCCTGCCCTGCGCTGGTGGTGCCCACGCCACAGCCCCCGGAAGGTTCTTGAGGCGCAGGGGCCGCCCCTGGCTATACTGCCCCGCATGCCCACGCACACCCCTTTTGCCCTGACCGCCGCAGCGACGGCGTCGGTGGCATTGCCGTGCGTGGCCATCGCCAACGCCAAAAAACCCCAGCTCATCTGACCGGAGCTGCATGGTTCCGTCCCGGATGAGCGACGGAACCCTTGGCACAAAACTCCCCTTTTTTGATTCCTGGCATTCCGCGCGCGCACCCTGGTGGCGGTTCTTCCTCTCGGTCGAACCCTCCATGGAGTCTTTCGCATGCCTTCTTCTCTTTCGCAGCCCACCAGCCCCGCCGTGGATGCCGTCTTCAGCGGCCTCTGGATTCCCCTCGTCACCCCGTTCCATGACGGGGCCGTCGACCACCCGGCCCTGGCCGCCATGACCGCCACGCTTGCTCAGTACGGCGTGTCGGGCTTTGTAGCCTGCGGCTCGACCGGCGAGGCTGCGGCGCTGGACAAGGCCGAGCAATTGGCCGTGCTGGAAACGGTGCTGGGCGCCGCGCAGGGACTGCCGGTGGTGATGGGCCTGTCGGGCTACCACCTGGGGCAGACGGTGGAGTGGGTGCAGACGCTGGCGCGCCACCCGCTGGCCGGGCTGCTGGTGCCCGCGCCACATTACATCCGCCCGGGGCAGGACGGCCTGCTGCACTGGTTCCGCACACTGGCCGATGCTAGCCACGTGCCGCTGGTCATCTACGACATCCCCTACCGCACGGGCGCCACGCTGGCCGCCGAGACGCTGCTGGCGCTGGCCGGGCACCCGGGCATCCGCGCCATCAAGGACTGCGGCGGCAACCCGGCCAAGACGCAGGCGCTGATTGCCGACGGCCGTCTGGCGGTACTGGCGGGCGAAGACGCGCAGATGTTCACCACGCTGGCCCTGGGCGGCACCGGCGCCATCGCGGCCAGCGCGCACTGGCAGGCGCCGCAGTTCGTGGCTCTGGTGGCGCTGCTACGCGCGGGGGACCTGGCTGCGGCGCGCCAGCGGTGGCACGCCCTGCAGCCCTGGGTGGAGCTGTGTTTTGCCGAGCCCAACCCGGCACCGCTGAAGGCCGTGCTGGCGCAGGCGGGCTGGATGCGCAATGAGCTTCGGGCGCCGATGATGCCGGCCTCGCAGGGGCTAACAGAACGCCTGCAGCGCTTGCAGCGCCCGCAGGTGGTGGCAGAACTCAGCCGCCCGTAACCGGCGGGAAGAACGCCACCTCGGCCCCGTCGGCCAGGGTGGCGGATTCGTTGCTCAAGGTCTGGTTGAGCGCCATGCGCACCGCCTTGCCACGCGCCAGGCTGGTGGCATGGGCGTCGCCGCGGGCGATGAGTTCGTCGCGCAGCGCGCCCAGGGTGGCGGCGCTGGTTTCCACAGCCTCGCTGCCCTGTCCGATGGCCTCGCGGATGGAGGCGAAGTAGCGGACGGTGATTTTCATGCCAGAAGCTCCGAGAAGGCGATGTACTGCACCGTGTCGCCCGCCGCAATCGTCTGGCCAGCGGGGTTGTCCACCACGCCATCGCCCCAGGCGGCGGAGGTGAGCACGCCCGAGCTTTGGTTGTTGAACAGTTCCAGGCCGCCTTCGGGGTGGTGGCGCACGCGCAGAAACTCACGGCGCTTATCGGCCTTAGGCCAATCAAAACGGGCGGTGGCAGCTATTTTTTTAGGAGCAACATCGGTCACCCCCTGCAGCCGCAGCACAAACGGCCGCACCAGCAGCGCAAACGTCACAAAGCTGGACACCGGGTTGCCCGGCAGGCCCATGAAATGGGCATTACCCACGGTGCCGTAGGCAAAGGGCTTGCCGGGCTTCATGGCGATCTGCCACAGGTCCAGGCGGCCCAGCGACTCCACGGCGGGCTTGATGTGGTCTTCCTCACCCACACTCACCCCGCCGCTGGTCAGGATCAGATCATGCGCGCTGCTCGCATCCCGCAGGGCGGCCACGGTGGCGTCGCGCCGGTCGGGCACGATGCCGAAGTCCGTCACCTCGCAGCCCAGGCGCAGCAGCATGGCGCGCAAAAAGAAGCGGTTGCTGTTGTAGATGGCACCGGGGCGCATCTGCTCGGGTGGCACGTCACCGGGCATGACCAGTTCGTCGCCGGTGGAGAACAAGGCCACGCGCGGGCGGCGGGCCACCTGCAACTGGTGCAGACCAATGCTGGCGGCCAGACCCAGCTCGGCGGGCGACAGGCGCGTGCCCGCGGCCAGCACCACCGCGCCGCGGGTGATGTCTTCGCCCGCACGGCGAATCCACTGCCCCGGCTGAGGCACGGCGTTGATACGTACCTGACCCAGACCGTCACCGGCCTGCGCGGCCAAGGCTTCACAGTCTTCCTGCATCAGGATGGCATCTGCCCCGGCGGGCACTGGTGCGCCGGTGAAGATGCGTGCGGCCGTGCCGGCAGCCAGCGGCTCGCCCGCGCTGCCCGCGGCAATGCGCTGCGACACGGGCAGCACCGTGCCCGGTGCGGTGATGTCAGCGCAGCGCACGGCGTAGCCGTCCATGGAGCTGTTGTCTTGCGGCGGCACATGCAAGACAGACGTGCAATGCTGGGCCAGTACGCGGCCGTCTGCATCAAAGGTGGCCACGGTGTCGGTACCCGCCAGGGGGGTCGCGTGGGCCAGCAGGTCGGCCAGCGCGTCGTCCAGGGGCTTCAAAGGGGCGCGGGGTTTGGCTGAGGCGTTCATCACACGGCTCCGTGCAGTTCCCAGTTGTAATCAAAGCGGTCGCCCTGCTGCAGCAACCAGTCCACCACCTGCGCGGGGGCGTTCAGGTCGAGCAGGGGCAGGCCCGTAGCCACGGGGAGCTGGCCTGGGGCATCGGTGGCTACGGCCACCACAAAGTCGTCCTCGGGGTAGCGCACGGGCTTGGGCTCTTTGCCGGGATCGGCGGCCCGCCACACTTCGATCTTGAGCAGGTCGCTCTCCTTGAAGCCTTCCACCAGCACCCAGTCCACCCCCTGGTACAGCTCGGCCAGCAGGTGGTGCACGTTCAGTTCGGTGGGCTGCTCAAATTCCCGCACCAGCATGAGCCGCTTGCTGGACGCAGCCACCACCTCAAACGCCCCCGCCTCGCGGTGGCGCCATGTGTCTTTGCCCGGATGGTCCAGATCAAAGCTGTGGTGCGCGTGCTTGACCACCGACACCCGGAGGCCACGCATGCGCAGCTCGGGAATCAGTTGCTCTACCAATGTGGTCTTGCCGCTGCCAGAAAACCCGGCAAAGCCTACAACCTTCATCCAATGCTCCTTGATTAGCTATGCTATTTATAGCTGCCAGCGCTTATCCAGTGGGCGCCAGGGGCATTTTTCCTGCCAAACCGGGTATGCCACCCCGTGAGGCCGCCCACAGCCTCCGGGGGCCAAGGCACCCCAGGCCTGCGGGCAGGCTGCGCGCCCCATCAGCCCAGCACGGGCGGTGTGCAGTGGCGCTCGATGTAGGCCTTGACCAAGGTCACGTCAGCGGGCATCACCTGCACACGCTTGGGCAGGTCTTCAATGCCCGCAAACTTGGCGGGTCGATCGGGCGAGTGGCCCAGGGCTTCCTCGATGGTGGCCGCAAACTTGATGGGCAAGGCGGTCTCCAGCACGATCATGGGCACGCTGGCATCGCTGTGGTGCTCCAACGCCACCTTCACGCCGTCGGCGGTGTGGGTGTCGATGGTGACGCCGTGGCGCTGGTAGTTGTCCTTGATGGTGGCCAGGCGGTCCGCATGGGTGCTCTTGCCGCTTTCAAAGCCGTACTTGGCTGCCGCGTCGGCAAAGCGCGGGTCCTGGCTCAGGTCAAACTGGCCCGATTGCGACAGCGCATCACCAAACAATGCCTTAGTCTTGGCACCGTCGCGGCCCAGCAGGTCGAACACGAAACGCTCGAAATTGCTGGCCTTGCTGATGTCCATGGACGGGCTCGACGTTTCGTGCGTGTCGGCACTGCCGCGCACGCGGTACACGCCGGTGCGGAAGAACTCGTCAAGCACGTCGTTCTCATTCGTCGCCACCACCAGCTTGGCAATGGGCAGGCCCATCATGCGCGCCACATGGCCCGCGCACACGTTGCCGAAGTTGCCCGAAGGCACGGTGAAGCTGACCTTCTGGTCGTTGGTCTCGGTGGCCTGGATGTAGCCCGCAAAGTAGTACACCACCTGCGCCAAGAGGCGCGCCCAGTTGATGGAGTTGACGGTGCCGATCTTGTACTTGCGCTTGAACTCCAGGTCGTTGGAGACGGCCTTGACGATGTCCTGGCAGTCATCGAACACGCCTTCAATGGCAATGTTGTGGATGTTCGCGTCCTGCAGGCTGAACATCTGCGCCTGCTGGAAGGGGCTCATGCGGCCGTGCGGGCTGGTCATGAACACGCGAATGCCCTTCTTGCCGCGCATGGCGTACTCGGCGGCGCTGCCGGTGTCGCCGCTGGTGGCACCCAGAATGTTCAGCTCCGCACCACGGCGGCCCAGTTCGTATTCGAACAGGTTGCCCAGCAGTTGCATGGCCATGTCCTTGAAGGCCAGCGTGGGGCCGTTGGACAGAGCTTCAAGCCACATGCTGTTTTCGAGGTGGCGCAGGGGCACGATCTCGCCCGTGCCAAACACCTCGGCGGTGTAGGTCTTGGCGCACAGGGCTTTCAGGTCGGCCGCAGGAATGTCGTCGATGTACAGCGACAGGATCTGGAAGGCCAGCTCGGCATAGCCCTGCTCGTGGTAGGCACGGCGCAGGCGCGTGAGCATGGCGTCATCCACCTGCGGATAGTGCTCAGGCAGGTACAGCCCGCCATCGGGTGCCAGGCCTTCGAGCAGGATGTCGCAAAACTGTTTGCGGTCTGCATGGCCGCGGGTGCTGAGGTATTTCATGAAGGTGTCCCGTCTGTGGGGTTCAAAGGCTGATGCCGTACACGCGGATATCAATGTAAAAACGCGAAGCGACCAGCAGCACAAAACCGCCGATCAGGACAAGCCAGTGCAACGGCCTGTCCTCGTAATTATCGGTGCGCTCCAATAACTCGAAGTACACCCACGCGGCCACGAAGCTGCCCACACCGTTGGCCAGCGCATGCAGGCGCGACATGGAGCCCAGCAGCGCCAGCCCGACCAGCAAACCGAACCAGAACGCCAGGTGCCAGCGCGGCAGCTCTACCAGCGAAAGCTTGAGCAGGGCCACCAGCGTGAGAACGGCGACAAGGGTGGGCATGCGAGGGCATCACAGGCACGGGGCAGGCGACGGCTTCGCGGCAGCTCCTCAGTTGAGCTCTTCCTTGCGGATGCGGGTGATAGGGGCCAGCACCGTAGGCAGAGCCTGCATCTGGGCGATGACGGCGTCCATGGTGCCCTCGCGCGTGTCGTGGGTCAGGATGATGAGGTCGGTCTGCGTGGAGCCTTCGCCGCCCACCTCATCGGCTTCGCGTTGCAGCACGGCATCGATGCTCACACCTGCCTCGGCCAGCAGGCCTGTGACCTTGGCCAGCACACCCGCCTGATCCGCCACGCGCAGGCGCAGGTAGTAGCTCGTCACCACTTCGCTCATGGGCAGCACAGGCAATTGGCCCATGGCGTCGGCCAGCGTGTTGGGCTGGAAGGCCAGGTGGGGCACGCGGTGTTCAGGGTCTGCCGTGTGCAGGCGGGCAATGTCCACCAGGTCGGCAATCACGGCGCTGGCGGTGGGCTCGCTGCCTGCACCCTTGCCGTAGTACAGCGTGGTGCCCACGGCATCGCCCTGCACCACCACGGCGTTCATGGCACCTTCCACATTGGCGATCAGGCGCTTGGCAGGCACCAGGCTGGGGTGCACGCGCAGCTCAATCCCCTTTTCAGCGCGCTTGGTGATGCCCAGCAGCTTGATGCGGTAGCCGAGCTGTTCGGCATATTTGATGTCTGCCGCACCCAGCTTGGTAATGCCTTCCACATAGGCCTTATCGAACTGCACCGGGATGCCGAAAGCGATGGCGCTCATCAGCGTGGCCTTGTGGGCGGCGTCCACGCCCTCAATGTCGAAGGTGGGGTCTGCCTCGGCGTAGCCCAGGCGCTGCGCTTCCTTGAGCACCACGTCAAAGTCCAGGCCCTTGTCGCGCATCTCGCTCAGGATGAAGTTGGTGGTGCCGTTGATGATGCCGGCAATCCACTGGATGCGGTTGGCCGTGAGACCCTCACGCAGCGCCTTGATGATGGGAATGCCACCGGCCACCGCGGCCTCGAACGCCACCATGACGCCCTTGGCAGAAGCAGCCGCAAAAATCTCGGTGCCATGCACTGCCAGCAGCGCCTTGTTGGCGGTCACCACATGCTTGCCTGCAGCAATCGCTTCGAGGACCAGAGCCTTGGCCACGCCGTAGCCGCCAATCAGCTCGATGACGATGTCAATGTCAGGGTTGGCAATCACGGCGCGGGCGTCGTTGACGACTTGCACGTTGGGGCCCACCACGCTCTTGGCGCGCTCCACATCCAGATCGGCCACCATGGCGATCTCGATGCCACGGCCAGCACGGCGGCTGATTTCGTCCTGGTTGCGTTGCAAAACGTTGAACACGCCGCTACCGACGGTGCCGATGCCCAGCAGGCCTACTTGGATGGGTTTCATGGTCATAACTCTCTTCAAATCAAAAATCGTTGGGAATGCAGTGGAAGGCCGCAGGCGTGCCCATCATTGCGGTTGGGTGACGAGCACGGGCAACTGCCACGCCCCGCCGGGAAAGCCCCGGCACATGGAATCGCCGCGCTCACCCGTGAGCACAAAGCCTTTGCCATCAAAAACCCATTCGCGCACCCACCAGCAGTCGCCAATGCCTCGCCCCTTCATGGAGGACTGCACGGTGCCCTTGGCGGGATCAAATTCACCATCCACATCCCCTTGCAGCTCAGGCTGGTAGGGCGGGCGGTCGTTGGCAATGAACAGCAGGCTGCCAAAGTTGTAGGCACCCATGGCGCAAGGAATCTCCAGCAGCACCTTGCGCTCCGTCAGGCGGTGAAGCTTCATCTCCGAGGCCTCTGGAATGCCCCCGGTGCACTGACCTTCCAGCTCGTCGCGCCCCACGGCAGCCAGCACTGGCTTGACCAATGCTGCATCGCCTTTGCGCGCCGCTACGGGTTTCACTCCTTTGATGACGGGCGCAGGCAACGCTGGCAGCACGGAAGACTCTGGCTTGGAGCCCTTGCGCACCAGCGCCCCGGCCGTACCAAT from Acidovorax sp. DW039 harbors:
- a CDS encoding kelch repeat-containing protein, which codes for MQLFALQWRILDLPHSPFFRTCRRWLGLSCLVWPLWGGIAPAAVWAQTGAWNPEPYYEMAFARTEHATALSGDNVTSQVLMVTGGIGNGNIGTVAFTEFFSDSGYFYGNGWMSESRQGHTATSVLHNSYRALVTGGFSSTAATVVASAEFLETDSWGQLQSVRAPSMQVPRIRHTATSLPGGDVLVVGGNLTEGEGEILHVPHYFDTSSFSYWSSTQPMQVRREQHTAVLLPSGKVLVAGGLTLGGATASVELFDRATNAWSSARSMGVARYGHTATLLPSGQVLVAGGKDTAGMSLSAAELYDPGTDTWIPVGSMASARYRHTASLLPTGEVLVAGGYSGLVVDSAERFDPFTRTWQMDASMPQVRASHTATLMADGKVLLVGGEGNSGALSSTVSYRYQRPLWADAQDQGTARGDQKAVLLASGKVLSTGGVDAAGPVATAELYDPALNSWTAASSMGAPRHRHTITLLTSGKVLVAGGIASRSAEVYDPATDTWTNTPDMGVVRERPSATLLDDGRVLVLGGEGAAADSAEIYDPALNTWTMAAAPGRPFSGHSAVLLASGKVLVLGGDTGSVPQASQLYDPVTDSWSDQGQISMRQATLTKLRSGVVLAAGGYHAGQALSEAYLYYPQLGWRRVADLPQPRARHAAVLLDDGRVLIAGGDGATSGAPVSSPYDSALVFDESRFTWTEVTSLRTARAELGLVLLPSGRALGVGGTVGGNQHTTEVDQFEQRFAVTPAWHEGGDMSPALPVSALRGERVSFTVRSNPGAVASVQGCGGTLVGTVYTTGPITAHCNVTASFAVGLTVTAVAGTGGTISPNGAQVVPAGDSIRFTVTPQTGYQIASVVGCGGTRDQNEYTISAVTQSCTVTAAFTPILHAVTASALPGGSISPTGMVNVTEGQVSSFTVTPAAGYRIAAVTGCGGTLAGSTYTTAAVTAACTVQARFETLPRPTDTGSGPVNVGVVDDATSCQLDLAGTGPMGAPAPYPGGTLPHGAFRVRLVNCQPGATVRVAVTFPDLTGMTVKKYGPTPDSPARSRYYDPANLQISGNTVTYDVTDGGWGDNSFGVQDGTINDPVVPVLLAASGPAAIPTLSAWSLVGLAALLGLAAGWGGGPAPGRLRSVGRATKN
- a CDS encoding molybdenum cofactor biosynthesis protein MoaE → MTQPRVSIQTEDFDLSAEVAALRRENKGVGAVCSFVGTVRDRNEGDAVASMELEHYPGMTEKSIEAMVDEALRRFDIFGARVIHRVGLLQPLDQIVLVAVTSAHRGQSFQACEFLMDYLKTQAPFWKKEETPQGARWVDARVSDDAALARWGIVAGNAA
- a CDS encoding 4-hydroxy-tetrahydrodipicolinate synthase yields the protein MPSSLSQPTSPAVDAVFSGLWIPLVTPFHDGAVDHPALAAMTATLAQYGVSGFVACGSTGEAAALDKAEQLAVLETVLGAAQGLPVVMGLSGYHLGQTVEWVQTLARHPLAGLLVPAPHYIRPGQDGLLHWFRTLADASHVPLVIYDIPYRTGATLAAETLLALAGHPGIRAIKDCGGNPAKTQALIADGRLAVLAGEDAQMFTTLALGGTGAIAASAHWQAPQFVALVALLRAGDLAAARQRWHALQPWVELCFAEPNPAPLKAVLAQAGWMRNELRAPMMPASQGLTERLQRLQRPQVVAELSRP
- the moaD gene encoding molybdopterin converting factor subunit 1, with amino-acid sequence MKITVRYFASIREAIGQGSEAVETSAATLGALRDELIARGDAHATSLARGKAVRMALNQTLSNESATLADGAEVAFFPPVTGG
- the glp gene encoding gephyrin-like molybdotransferase Glp, which produces MNASAKPRAPLKPLDDALADLLAHATPLAGTDTVATFDADGRVLAQHCTSVLHVPPQDNSSMDGYAVRCADITAPGTVLPVSQRIAAGSAGEPLAAGTAARIFTGAPVPAGADAILMQEDCEALAAQAGDGLGQVRINAVPQPGQWIRRAGEDITRGAVVLAAGTRLSPAELGLAASIGLHQLQVARRPRVALFSTGDELVMPGDVPPEQMRPGAIYNSNRFFLRAMLLRLGCEVTDFGIVPDRRDATVAALRDASSAHDLILTSGGVSVGEEDHIKPAVESLGRLDLWQIAMKPGKPFAYGTVGNAHFMGLPGNPVSSFVTFALLVRPFVLRLQGVTDVAPKKIAATARFDWPKADKRREFLRVRHHPEGGLELFNNQSSGVLTSAAWGDGVVDNPAGQTIAAGDTVQYIAFSELLA
- the mobB gene encoding molybdopterin-guanine dinucleotide biosynthesis protein B, which codes for MKVVGFAGFSGSGKTTLVEQLIPELRMRGLRVSVVKHAHHSFDLDHPGKDTWRHREAGAFEVVAASSKRLMLVREFEQPTELNVHHLLAELYQGVDWVLVEGFKESDLLKIEVWRAADPGKEPKPVRYPEDDFVVAVATDAPGQLPVATGLPLLDLNAPAQVVDWLLQQGDRFDYNWELHGAV
- the thrC gene encoding threonine synthase is translated as MKYLSTRGHADRKQFCDILLEGLAPDGGLYLPEHYPQVDDAMLTRLRRAYHEQGYAELAFQILSLYIDDIPAADLKALCAKTYTAEVFGTGEIVPLRHLENSMWLEALSNGPTLAFKDMAMQLLGNLFEYELGRRGAELNILGATSGDTGSAAEYAMRGKKGIRVFMTSPHGRMSPFQQAQMFSLQDANIHNIAIEGVFDDCQDIVKAVSNDLEFKRKYKIGTVNSINWARLLAQVVYYFAGYIQATETNDQKVSFTVPSGNFGNVCAGHVARMMGLPIAKLVVATNENDVLDEFFRTGVYRVRGSADTHETSSPSMDISKASNFERFVFDLLGRDGAKTKALFGDALSQSGQFDLSQDPRFADAAAKYGFESGKSTHADRLATIKDNYQRHGVTIDTHTADGVKVALEHHSDASVPMIVLETALPIKFAATIEEALGHSPDRPAKFAGIEDLPKRVQVMPADVTLVKAYIERHCTPPVLG